In Desulfofustis limnaeus, the genomic stretch ATAGCTCCCATCGGCCCCGGTATAGTCCCGACTATTCGGTTGACAGTACCACGTATTGACTGAAGTTGCCAAAGCGGACGCGGAGCAGGATGCGGTTGCTCTGCGGCGATTTGTCGATGACCTGCTGCAGTTCCCGGATGCTGGTAATCTTCACCTGATTGATCTCCTCGATCAGGTGCCCGGCCCGCAAGCCGGCCTGTTCCGCGACACTGCCCGGTTCAACCTCGCTGACCAGCACTCCCTGCCGCCCTTCATGGCCAAGCTGCTTGGCCAGATCCGGAGTCAGCTCCTGCAGGGCCAGGCCGAACGAGCCCAGGGCTCCGCTGGCGCCGCCGTCCTGAGCGATGCCGAAGTCGCTCGGCTGTTCGCCGACCTCCACCTGAATATCGCTGGGTTTACCGTCCCTGAGGACCTGCAGGGTGACCGTGGTGCCCGGGATGGTCAGGGCGATGCGGTTACGCAGGTCGGCAACGTCCTTGAGTTCCGCGTCGTTCAGTTTGAGAATCACGTCGCCTTGCTGTAAGCCGGCCTTGGCTGCCGGGGAGTCAGGTTGTGCCTCGCTGACCAGAATCCCCTGGGCTTTCTTGAGACCGAAGGATGGGGCCAACTCTTCGGTGACATCCTGAATGACCACTCCCAGCCAGCCCCGGGTCACTTTGCCGTGCTTCTGAAGTTGGTCTTCAATGGATTTCACCATGTTGATCGGAATGGCAAAGCCGATACCCATATAGCCGCCGGTCCGGCTGTAGAGGGCGGAGTTGATACCGATCACCTCGCCGTGAATGTTGAGCAGCGGGCCGCCGGAATTGCCGGGATTGATGGCCGCATCGGTCTGAATGAAGTTTTCGTATTCGTTGATGCCGACCCGGCTGCGCCCCTTGGCGCTGACTACCCCGACGGTAACGGTCTGGTTGAGTCCGAAGGGGTTGCCGATGGCGATGACCCATTCGCCGACTTCCAGGGCGTCGGAGTCCCCGAGCGGCAGGGTCGGTAGATCGCGGTCCACGTCAATCTTGATCAGCGCCACGTCGGATTGCGGGTCGGACCCGATGAGCTTGGCCTCGACCTTGCTGTTGTCGGCCAGGGTGACGGTCATTTTCTCCGCTTTATCGATGACGTGATTATTGGTCAGGATATGGCCGTCCTCGCTGATGATAAAACCTGATCCGGCCCCGTATTGCCTTCGCTGCTGTGGTCGATCCGGTTGCTGAAAACGGAATTGGGGCCCGAAAAACCGTTCAAAAAAGGGATTGTTGAAAAATTCCTGGATCTCGGCGGGCGGCTGTACCGTGGATTCCACACTGATATGCACGACTGCCGGCTTGACCTCTTTCACCACTTCGGCGATCGCCTTGGCGGAACGATCGAGGATTTCGATGTCTTCCTGGTTGGCTGCACGCGCTGTCGCGACGGCTGCTAGCAATAACAGCACGGCGCAGAGAAGCGCAGTTTTGCTGGGGAGGGTGATGGTTTTTTTCATGGCATGTCTCCGTTTACCGGTGAAATAAGTGCGCAGAATCGGCGCAGGTTGTCCGTCCGTTTCTGGAGATAAACAGTAAGCGGTTCGGCGACAGGGTCAAGAAAGATTGCGTACCTATCTGGTTCCAGGGAGGCGAAGGACATCGCTTCCAAAGGCTGCTCTTCGGGACTGGTCGCCGTCACGCCACGGCTGACAGACAGGCCATCCCTGGCCTGCTGTCAGGTGCGGACGTCCTGTCCGCAACCCTGCGGGCCTGCTGTGGCGCGTCGGCGGGCCTTCGCGAGGCGTTTTCCAGCAAGGCCCTTCGCCGGGTCCTTTATCCGAGCTTCAACACGTACCTTGATCCAGATGGACCTTATTTTCTGATCATTTCGGCGATCTGGAAGGCGACTTCCAGGCTTTGCTCGGCATTGAGGCGGGGATCGCAGGTGGTGAGATAGTTGCGATCGAGATCACCGTCAACAATATCGCGGGCGCCGCCGATGCATTCGGTGACATTGTCGCCGGTCAGCTCGAAATGCACCCCGCCGGGGATCGTCCCCTCCGCCCAGTGGGCCTCGAAAAAACTGGTGATTTCAGAAAGTATGTCGTTGAACTTCCTGGTCTTGTGGCCGCTGCTCGAGGTGTAAGTGTTGCCGTGCATCGGGTCGCAACTCCACACGATATTGCGGCCTTCGCGCTTCATCTCCCGCAGCAGCGGCGGCAGGCGCTGTTCGATGTTTTTCAGACCGAACCGGGTGATGAAGGTCAGGCGGCCCGGTTCGTTGTCGGGGCTGAGCTTGTCGATCAGACGCTTGATGTCGTCGATCTCGTAGCCCGGCCCGATCTTGACGCCGATCGGATTGAGCACACCGCGCAGAAACTCCACATGGGCCCCATCCACCTGTCTGGTCCGCTCGCCGATCCAGAGCAGATGCGCGGAACAATCGTACCAGCCGCCGGTGGTCGAGTCGACCCGGGTCAGGGCCTCTTCATAGCCGAGCAGCAGGGCCTCGTGGGAGGTGAAAAACTGGGCCTGGGTGATCTGTGGGGTGTCCATCGATATGCCGATGGTCTCCATGAAGCGGATGGCCTGGTCGATCTGTTTCGCCATCCGCTCGTAGGAACGGCCCATGGGGGATTGCGCCACAAACTCCTGGTTCCAGGCCTGGACCCGGTGCAAGGCGGCAAAGCCGCCCCGGGTAAAGGCGCGCAGCAGGTTCAATGTCGCCGCGGACATGTTGTAGCCCTTGAGCATCCGTTTCGGGTTGGCCAGGCGGGCGTCCATGGTCGGCTCCGGGCTGTTGACCATATCGCCGCGATATGACGGCAGCACCAACTCTCCCACCTGCTCCGTATCGGAAGAACGGGGCTTGGCGAATTGACCGGCGATCCTGCCCACCTTGATCACCGGAACTCCGCCGGCATAGGTCAGGGTGACGGCCATCTGCAGCAACACCTTGAGGGTCTCGCGGATTTTCGGGGCGGTGACCTGGGAGAAGTCTTCAGCGCAGTCGCCCCCCTGCAGCAGAAAGGCATCGCCGTTTACCGCTTTGGCCAGCAGGGCCTTCAGCGACCGGATTTCGCCGGCGAAGACCAGCGGCGGCAAGATGCTCAATTCCGCCAGAACCTTGTCCACGGCGGCCTGGTTCGGCCAGTTCGGCTGTTGTAACGCCGGAAAGGCCTTCCAACTCGATTTCGACCAATTTTCTGCAGATTCCATCTCTATCTCTCTCCCTGTTCTTCCGGCGCGTCTACTACAATCCGATACAACAACGTTCGAGATCGAAGGCGTTGAGGATGCGTTTTTCCCTGAGCCGTTTTTCCTCATCCTGCAGGGGAAGAAACAGCAAGGTCGGCAGCATCGCCGCTGCTGCCGAACGGGTGGGAATGGAGGTCATTCCTTCGCCGACCGTTTTGCCGGTGGCTGTTTCCAGGAGGACCGCGTCCGTGCCGTTGGTCACCACGGCAAGCGGGATCTGGTAGGAGCCGTTGAGCACCCGAGCAGCCGCCAGGGCGGCTCGTTCTCTGCTGACCAGCGAACCCGGCCCATAGCGGATTATCATGAACTGTTTGTCGTCGAGTCTGACCGTCAGGTCGATTACCGATCTGACGAAATGTCGGGTGAACAGGGTCTCGATGCTCAGACGCGGTTCGAGTTCTTCCCTGCGATAGCCGAGCATCTCGACCATCATGCGGCTGAGTCGCTGCCGGATACGTTCGTCGTCGGTATCCACCAGTTCTTCGCCGGTCAGATAATCATGCAGTGTACCGTATACCAGGTGGTGGGAATGATGTTCCGGCATGGTCTCCTGTAAGGCAATACTGTTGGGAATGCGTTTGACTGTCAATAAAAAACAGCGATGGTCTGGGAAAAAAGATAGGTATGATACACGGGTTCGGCCAGTCACCATCTGGTGAACATGATCCTCGCGTTTTTGCGGTGGGTTCGGGTATGTTCAGGCAGGATGTCGGAATGGAACCGGTTAGCGGAGGAGCAGATGGAGAGTGTCAAGATTACCATAGCGGGCGATGCACGGTTGATGGAACCCCTCAGTGATTTCCTGATCGGGGTGATGGGGGCGGCCGTTGAAATGGTGGTGGACGATACTGGCTCGGTTACGGCCATGCACGGCTTTATCGAGCAAGATGCCGGTGATGAACGGTCTCGCGTTCGGGCGCTTGAACCGATTACTCGCTACGCCGCCGAGTTGGCCGGCCTGTTTGGCGTCCCGGTACCGCAGGTGGAAAGCGAACCGGTGGCCGACCAGGATTGGGCGACCAGCTGGCAGGCCTATTTCAAACCCTTTTCCCTTATTCCCGGTCTGGTGATCGTCCCCAGTTGGGAGTCGTATCAGCGCCGGGACCATGAGCAGGTGATCGTCATGGACCCGGGCATGGCCTTCGGCACCGGCCACCACGCGACCACCCGGCTCTGTCTGCGGCTGCTGGAAGCGGCCGTGCGCAAGACGGCGGACAGTTCGGTTTTGGACGTGGGGACGGGGACGGGGATACTGGCCATGGCTGCAGCGCTGTTCGGTGCCGGTTCGGTGATCGGCGTGGACAATGACGAGGTGGCGGTTGGTATCGCCACGACCAATGTGCGGAATAACGATCTGGCCGATCGCGTGGTCGTGACCTCGACCCCACTGCCGGAGCTCGGCGGACCCTTTCAGGTGGTGGTAGCCAATATCGTCCACGACACGTTGGCGGAGCTGGCCGACGAACTGACCCGACTCACCGCGCCCGGCGGAGAGCTCATCATCTCCGGCCTGATCTGTGGGGAGCAGGTGATGTCGCTGGTGCGACGTTTTGCCTCGTTGTCAATGTGCCTGGAAGAGCAGGCGCAGGAAGGCGAGTGGTGTGCACTGCGCTTGAAGAAGCAGAGTGACGGCAGGGATGGTTAATCCGAGATCTTCATGGGCGACAATTGGTAATCGTCATCGAAGATGACCGCCATCCCGGTTTCCTGGTGGCGGATCACCACCCCGGTTGCCTTTACCCAAGCCGGTCTACCGGCGCACCGGCGCAGGCTGTCGAAGGAGAGGATGAAGCGCAGCTTTTTCAGGTCGACGAACGAGATGAGGAATTCCATGGCCAGCCGGCTGGCGATCGGCACCGGGGTATCGGTGATGATGAAGGCGCCGCCGGAGCTGATATTGGCGGTGATCAACTCGCTGAACGAACCGGTTCCCGACGAGCCGATGACCGCCACGCGAACCGGGAGCTGCATCGAGAAGCGCTCGTGCAGCCGCTGTTCTTCCGCCACCGTGTTCTGT encodes the following:
- a CDS encoding PilZ domain-containing protein, giving the protein MTNGTKQNTVAEEQRLHERFSMQLPVRVAVIGSSGTGSFSELITANISSGGAFIITDTPVPIASRLAMEFLISFVDLKKLRFILSFDSLRRCAGRPAWVKATGVVIRHQETGMAVIFDDDYQLSPMKISD
- a CDS encoding DegQ family serine endoprotease; this translates as MKKTITLPSKTALLCAVLLLLAAVATARAANQEDIEILDRSAKAIAEVVKEVKPAVVHISVESTVQPPAEIQEFFNNPFFERFFGPQFRFQQPDRPQQRRQYGAGSGFIISEDGHILTNNHVIDKAEKMTVTLADNSKVEAKLIGSDPQSDVALIKIDVDRDLPTLPLGDSDALEVGEWVIAIGNPFGLNQTVTVGVVSAKGRSRVGINEYENFIQTDAAINPGNSGGPLLNIHGEVIGINSALYSRTGGYMGIGFAIPINMVKSIEDQLQKHGKVTRGWLGVVIQDVTEELAPSFGLKKAQGILVSEAQPDSPAAKAGLQQGDVILKLNDAELKDVADLRNRIALTIPGTTVTLQVLRDGKPSDIQVEVGEQPSDFGIAQDGGASGALGSFGLALQELTPDLAKQLGHEGRQGVLVSEVEPGSVAEQAGLRAGHLIEEINQVKITSIRELQQVIDKSPQSNRILLRVRFGNFSQYVVLSTE
- the prmA gene encoding 50S ribosomal protein L11 methyltransferase is translated as MESVKITIAGDARLMEPLSDFLIGVMGAAVEMVVDDTGSVTAMHGFIEQDAGDERSRVRALEPITRYAAELAGLFGVPVPQVESEPVADQDWATSWQAYFKPFSLIPGLVIVPSWESYQRRDHEQVIVMDPGMAFGTGHHATTRLCLRLLEAAVRKTADSSVLDVGTGTGILAMAAALFGAGSVIGVDNDEVAVGIATTNVRNNDLADRVVVTSTPLPELGGPFQVVVANIVHDTLAELADELTRLTAPGGELIISGLICGEQVMSLVRRFASLSMCLEEQAQEGEWCALRLKKQSDGRDG
- a CDS encoding class II 3-deoxy-7-phosphoheptulonate synthase — protein: MESAENWSKSSWKAFPALQQPNWPNQAAVDKVLAELSILPPLVFAGEIRSLKALLAKAVNGDAFLLQGGDCAEDFSQVTAPKIRETLKVLLQMAVTLTYAGGVPVIKVGRIAGQFAKPRSSDTEQVGELVLPSYRGDMVNSPEPTMDARLANPKRMLKGYNMSAATLNLLRAFTRGGFAALHRVQAWNQEFVAQSPMGRSYERMAKQIDQAIRFMETIGISMDTPQITQAQFFTSHEALLLGYEEALTRVDSTTGGWYDCSAHLLWIGERTRQVDGAHVEFLRGVLNPIGVKIGPGYEIDDIKRLIDKLSPDNEPGRLTFITRFGLKNIEQRLPPLLREMKREGRNIVWSCDPMHGNTYTSSSGHKTRKFNDILSEITSFFEAHWAEGTIPGGVHFELTGDNVTECIGGARDIVDGDLDRNYLTTCDPRLNAEQSLEVAFQIAEMIRK
- a CDS encoding type I restriction enzyme HsdR N-terminal domain-containing protein; the protein is MPEHHSHHLVYGTLHDYLTGEELVDTDDERIRQRLSRMMVEMLGYRREELEPRLSIETLFTRHFVRSVIDLTVRLDDKQFMIIRYGPGSLVSRERAALAAARVLNGSYQIPLAVVTNGTDAVLLETATGKTVGEGMTSIPTRSAAAAMLPTLLFLPLQDEEKRLREKRILNAFDLERCCIGL